A single region of the Branchiostoma lanceolatum isolate klBraLanc5 chromosome 1, klBraLanc5.hap2, whole genome shotgun sequence genome encodes:
- the LOC136421519 gene encoding uncharacterized protein isoform X4: MRVSLDENIQGKEMAIEQDEPPSSDSPVDTSVYSAFVASENQEEVSISPRDEPVKKDVYNQADHEIPEQKNGGHFDSAKSDESLLYVGEAGLKNNSSNKTTTDLPVDSRIEDKEPTAELKREEELSTKQDSHVEEATGGVQTMDVSDGINKEPSQERQQTVPGRKIYDRNRASFPPPPPDYETAITRCVRLDPNPAGFALMPGMLPTGFSPGQPYRTDRGFVEHGAPPPNPNNGFAHDDVHFRQELGHDRMQDAPFEQDLYLHEPGLEQFSSLPPHHHDLGPGEVEYPQHENTNFHSRPPFYGSAENILDMKDSPVPLSEMSPQLSNSAMDISEHARVSRLPGRKSALAGFLNRRKNLSGSWGSRTRQPRQSASSVFAGSAESIHDTPEGSSQGTMSLDRLNRHRPTSKRTYGIRSSSLDRMLDDDDDMSSLVDVDDAAQEEETSMSLDRPNRQRPTSKRTYGVRSSSLDRMLDDDNGSSLVDIDDAAQEEGHSQRTVSLDRLDRQRTPSRRTYGARPASQQQQASCDDERSFDEIREEAIEVTNQDETPKRTGSLDRLNRQGSAYDRANRVKAASLEDFRQSLKHLTLNKDKPKGREGDQQQDQEHENQITSESVQKTPAKKHLTPFIKFSPAFLEQERSKEMNPQQSPIVNPTGTGRQQSRLDDARQKANQLEELLNLKRQKMEEAKEKVRKIHQNLEDELTKQKQRIADGNSHVERAFEVDFSKSKDGEKKSNNSNETKTENDWSTVEFGHQSISEPSSHTDTNDKKKAKDTISTKLDNKEDEMYNVAKRLLSRAEGSHQEQPNAPSFISFEGEDGPITPPPFSRNDPLPELGFPDNDYNPGNPFDFFLGSLGLPVMQGEFVEERRPSLSTIYEEDEPLTDSTANSVIDLTMEEESLVAEEEDEEGTRQGEEGREQLDEKNSSQSEETEAKEEDDENGKENAKFQDVHHVREIEETKKVEVIQTIEESIFDGKEKETEVKKVNISEKPEDMTRSNQRLQEDVSDKHKKMGTTQTDVTDMDNDSAKEEAAPKSGEHLNKGHINNAKHMKKSEEEEEINGEIDTLPAKADYSGKKLDRVAEEKYRAEVNIKEESEDKKVEQPGEQKKTEAKGKGKALSSNEMVAEEKPSLIIKETQKEEGTMSGKDRINTPKIKEIIAEDVEKAAMKSKKEEDVTETTLKSENDDAGQKDKETHENKEKQTKEGTPEVHKDMVPLGTEEASEDETEKATIQTQEPSTQEEHEDDMRSRKEHSPDKSVAAVKDNTKKRPVVELTVNLKASQIGPDLLKELEKAKTPTNVTPVLNLPKSPKVNKKASNDKIKQSKETAKSSKETDKSKKNKNFMDEINALLEQTESTMVRRSTEITSVSEDLQNTAKTLFNLEVEEPVFTTSPDTTGSSHNLTGSASSLDSTEEDKSHISVSSPERAPVKSPEHQSSVTTPERQSDSGNGSLNESPFSVRAETLEKSQPPLESPKENIKTEQEADEDKEQESVKKEQTDKTPSTATTVVLETEKDATVLSEESNRKDTVIDSSEPSTKTETVCQNLDNKENLEQNEEDTVSGSNRSFEEEQKSIPKEVTITYKKINLQEEEELKQEKPDMKSNETERTLGKESPSQEMTTEQETTIKSEDKQGQENDDKISEETMSPGRVNTNMEIRNEPEKFTRDTPKPPETIVFEDDVIPNVKVSSENTKQENGHNSRVEMNVSVQDKETDLVSEDINNENDLQRQQPDIISDMPRVARSVEMFESLLKSNNQFSATKKDKVRMKPNLLDRNDVNAIADEAQTVAKTKEKDTTVKAEFHRQSEKDRPLQDQVEDDSAAEGIYTASLVYVGGSSFEESGDFTPKKYQNNESFEDATSPVFSPTHRSTPREGIFKAQLVKVNSLSFEEEDLGSEDSSSINSSSPSYELVRDEMGWKGKPAPRHSTPTGQEDTSPGAEDNSFRRGRSMRRRSQRRSFEGSLWDDEDFKHQCSQSPPRGRNYTYLRKSPASNA, encoded by the exons ATGCGGGTGTCATTAGACGAGAATATTCAAGGTAAAGAAATGGCCATAGAGCAAGACGAACCCCCTTCTTCTGATAGTCCAGTTGATACAAGTGTTTATTCAGCCTTTGTGGCGAGTGAAAATCAAGAAGAGGTATCGATATCGCCACGGGATGAGCCCGTGAAGAAGGATGTTTACAACCAAGCAGACCATGAAATACCTGAGCAGAAaaacggcggccattttgattcGGCTAAGTCAGACGAGTCGTTACTGTACGTGGGTGAAGCTGGGTTGAAAAACAACTCTTCGAACAAAACAACAACCGATCTACCAGTGGATTCACGAATAGAAGACAAGGAACCAACCGCTGAACTGAAACGAGAGGAAGAATTGTCTACGAAACAGGATTCTCACGTGGAAGAGGCAACCGGTGGTGTGCAGACGATGGACGTGTCCGATGGAATAAACAAAGAGCCATCACAGGAAAGACAACAAACTGTCCCCGGGCGAAAGATTTATGATCGCAACCGTGCTTCGTTCCCACCGCCACCCCCGGACTACGAGACTGCCATTACCAGGTGCGTAAGGTTAGATCCGAACCCTGCAGGGTTTGCTTTAATGCCGGGTATGTTACCCACTGGGTTTAGTCCAGGTCAACCTTACAGGACTGACCGGGGCTTTGTGGAACATGGTGCCCCTCCACCCAATCCAAACAACGGTTTCGCACACGACGACGTGCATTTTCGACAAGAATTAGGGCATGACAGGATGCAAGACGCTCCGTTTGAACAGGATTTGTATCTCCATGAGCCTGGATTAGAACAGTTTAGTTCCTTACCGCCTCACCACCACGATTTAGGCCCCGGAGAAGTAGAGTACCCTCAACATGAAAACACAAATTTTCACAGTAGACCACCCTTCTATGGTAGTGCAGAGAACATATTGGACATGAAGGATTCCCCTGTACCTCTATCAGAAATGTCCCCTCAGTTGTCGAACTCCGCAATGGACATTTCCGAACACGCCCGTGTCAGCAGGTTACCGGGTAGAAAGTCCGCCTTAGCCGGATTTCTGAACCGCAGAAAAAACTTGTCCGGGTCGTGGGGTTCTCGCACTAGGCAGCCAAGACAGTCAGCGAGTAGCGTATTTGCTGGCTCAGCTGAATCCATACACGATACTCCAGAAGGTTCATCACAAGGAACAATGTCCCTAGATCGACTGAACAGACATAGACCAACATCCAAGAGGACGTATGGCATCAGATCATCATCACTAGACAGAATGTtagatgacgatgatgatatgAGTAGTTTAGTTGACGTAGATGATGCAGCACAAGAGGAGGAAACTTCTATGTCCCTAGATCGACCGAACAGACAAAGACCAACATCTAAGAGAACGTACGGTGTCAGATCATCATCACTAGACAGAATGTTAGATGATGACAATGGGAGTTCTTTGGTTGACATAGATGATGCAGCACAGGAGGAGGGACATTCACAAAGGACCGTATCCCTTGACCGATTGGATAGGCAAAGAACGCCATCTAGAAGAACGTATGGTGCAAGACCGGCCTCTCAACAACAACAGGCGTCATGTGATGACGAACGCAGTTTTGATGAAATTCGTGAAGAAGCCATCGAGGTCACAAACCAAGACGAAACTCCAAAAAGAACCGGGTCCTTAGATCGATTAAACAGACAAGGGTCGGCGTATGACAGAGCAAACAGAGTCAAGGCAGCATCTCTAGAAGACTTCAGACAGAGTCTTAAGCACCTGACTTTGAACAAAGACAAACCGAAGGGCAGGGAAGGAGATCAGCAGCAAGATCAGGAGCACGAAAATCAGATAACGtcagaatcagtacagaaaacacctgcaaaaaaacacCTGACACCCTTCATCAAGTTCTCACCTGCATTCCTCGAACAGGAACGTAGCAAAGAGATGAACCCACAGCAGAGCCCAATTGTCAATCCAACAGGAACAGGGCGACAACAGAGTCGGTTGGACGACGCCAGGCAGAAGGCCAACCAGCTGGAAGAACTCCTTAACTTGAAGAGACAGAAAATGGAAGAAGCCAAAGAAAAGGTGCGTAAGATTCATCAAAATCTAGAAGACGAACTTACAAAGCAAAAGCAACGTATCGCAGATGGAAATAGCCACGTCGAAAGAGCATTTGAAGTCGATTTCTCAAAGTCTAAAGATGGCGAAAAAAAGAGCAACAATTCAAATGAAACTAAGACAGAAAATGACTGGTCTACAGTTGAGTTTGGACATCAGTCTATCTCAGAACCATCTAgtcatacagatacaaatgacaagaaaaaagcGAAAGATACCATTTCCACAAAGCTGGACAACAAAGAAGATGAAATGTACAATGTTGCCAAGAGACTTCTATCAAGGGCGGAAGGAAGTCACCAGGAACAGCCAAATGCTCCCAGCTTTATCTCATTCGAAGGAGAAGATGGCCCCATCACGCCTCCCCCGTTCTCAAGAAACGACCCCCTACCCGAGTTGGGGTTTCCCGATAACGACTACAACCCAGGGAATCCCTTTGATTTCTTCCTGGGATCCCTTGGCCTACCGGTGATGCAAGGTGAATTTGTGGAAGAAAGGCGACCTTCCCTCAGTACCATCTATGAAGAGGACGAACCATTGACGGACTCGACTGCCAACAGTGTCATTGACTTAACGATGGAGGAGGAATCACTTGTAGCAGAAGAAGAGGATGAGGAAGGAACAAGACAGGGGGAAGAAGGCAGGGAACAACTCGATGAGAAGAACTCGTCTCAATCGGAGGAGACAGAAGCAAAGGAAGAAGATGACGAAAATGGCAAAGAGAATGCTAAATTTCAAGATGTGCATCATGTTAGAGAAATAGAAGAAACGAAAAAGGTCGAAGTCATCCAAACAATAGAAGAGAGCATTTTTGATGGAAAGGAAAAAGAGACAGAGGTAAAGAAAGTTAATATATCAGAAAAACCGGAAGACATGACAAGAAGCAATCAGAGACTACAGGAAGACGTTtccgacaaacacaaaaagatGGGGACAACTCAGACAGACGTCACCGATATGGATAATGATTCAGCAAAGGAGGAAGCTGCCCCAAAATCTGGAGAGCATTTGAACAAAGGgcatatcaataatgcaaagcACATGAAAAAGagtgaagaagaggaagaaataaATGGTGAAATCGACACATTGCCGGCGAAGGCTGATTACTCTGGCAAAAAGCTGGACCGTGTCGCAGAAGAGAAATACAGGGCTGAAGTGAACATAAAGGAAGAGTCTGAAGATAAAAAGGTGGAGCAGCCGGGtgaacagaagaaaacagaagCCAAAGGAAAAGGGAAAGCTTTATCTTCCAATGAAATGGTCGCGGAGGAAAAGCCATCACTGATTATCAAAGAGACTCAGAAAGAAGAAGGTACTATGTCAGGAAAAGATCGTATAAACACGCCAAAGATCAAAGAAATAATTGCGGAGGATGTTGAAAAAGCAGCCATGAAAAGTAAAAAAGAGGAAGATGTGACGGAAACGACTTTAAAGAGCGAAAATGATGATGCAGGgcaaaaagacaaagaaacacatgaaaacaaagaaaaacagacgAAAGAGGGAACGCCTGAAGTACATAAAGACATGGTGCCACTGGGTACAGAAGAAGCATCGGAAGATGAGACTGAAAAGGCCACGATACAGACCCAAGAACCCAGCACCCAAGAGGAACACGAGGATGACATGCGATCACGAAAGGAGCACAGTCCCGACAAGTCCGTAGCTGCAGTAAAGGACAATACCAAGAAACGGCCTGTTGTTGAACTAACAGTCAACCTGAAAGCCAGCCAGATTGGCCCAGACCTATTGAAGGAATTGGAGAAGGCTAAAACGCCAACCAATGTCACCCCTGTCCTCAATCTGCCCAAAAGTCCTAAAGTCAACAAAAAGGCCTCCAACGATAAGATAAAGCAGTCCAAAGAAACAGCAAAAAGCTCCAAAGAAACGGACAAGTCGAAAAAGAACAAGAACTTCATGGATGAAATCAACGCCTTACTAGAGCAAACGGAGTCGACCATGGTCAGGAGGAGCACTGAAATCACAAGTGTCTCTGAGGATCTGCAAAACACCGCGAAGACACTTTTTAACTTGGAGGTAGAAGAACCAGTCTTTACGACGAGCCCGGATACAACTGGTAGCTCACATAATCTAACTGGCAGCGCATCCTCCCTGGACTCGACAGAAGAAGACAAAAGTCATATTTCCGTTTCGAGTCCGGAACGAGCTCCTGTGAAGAGTCCGGAACACCAGTCGTCAGTCACAACTCCGGAACGTCAAAGTGATTCCGGAAACGGATCTCTCAACGAAAGCCCGTTTTCCGTAAGAGCTGAGACCCTTGAAAAGTCACAACCTCCTCTCGAGTCCCCCAAAGAAAACATCAAGACAGAACAGGAGGCTGATGAAGATAAGGAACAAGAAAGCGTTAAAAAGGAGCAAACGGATAAGACGCCGTCAACCGCAACCACAGTAGTCCTGGAAACGGAAAAGGATGCTACTGTTTTATCAGAGGAGAGCAACAGGAAAGATACAGTGATTGATTCGAGTGAGCCTTCAACAAAGACAGAGACTGTTTGTCAGAATCTAGACAATAAAGAAAACCTGGAGCAAAACGAAGAAGACACAGTGAGCGGGTCAAACAGGTCTTTTGAAGAAGAGCAGAAAAGTATCCCAAAAGAAGTAACTATTACATATAAGAAGATCAAtcttcaagaagaagaagaattaaaacaagaaaaacCTGATATGAAGAGCAATGAAACAGAGCGAACCCTTGGAAAAGAAAGTCCAAGTCAGGAGATGACCACAGAGCAAGAGACAACAATCAAATCAGAAGACAAGCAAGGGCaagaaaatgatgacaaaataagCGAAGAAACCATGTCACCTGGAAGGGTGAACACAAATATGGAAATAAGGAACGAGCCTGAGAAATTCACCCGTGATACTCCCAAACCACCAGAGACAATCGTTTTCGAAGATGATGTCATTCCAAATGTAAAAGTCTCGTCGGAAAATACCAAACAAGAAAACGGACATAACAGTCGTGTTGAAATGAACGTATCCGTACAGGACAAGGAAACAGACCTTGTGTCCGAAGAcatcaacaatgaaaatgattTGCAGAGGCAACAGCCTGATATAATCAGTGACATGCCAAGAGTAGCGCGTTCTGTAGAGATGTTTGAGTCGTTACTGAAGTCAAACAATCAGTTCAGTGCAACTAAGAAAGATAAAGTTAGGATGAAACCCAATCTATTAGACAGAAACGACGTAAACGCCATTGCAGATGAAGCTCAAACAGTAGCCAAGACCAAAGAGAAGGATACAACAGTCAAAGCTGAATTCCACAGACAAAGCGAGAAAGACAGACCACTTCAAGACCAGGTCGAAGACGACAGCGCTGCAGAAGGCATCTACACCGCCAGCCTGGTTTACGTCGGTGGCAGCAGCTTTGAAGAGAGTGGAGACTTCACTCCTAAAAAGTACCAAAACAACGAATCATTCGAAGACGCCACCAGCCCCGTTTTCTCACCAACTCATAGAAGTACCCCCAGAGAAGGGATCTTTAAGGCACAGTTAGTCAAGGTAAACAGCCTGAGCTTTGAAGAAGAAGACTTGGGATCCGAAGATTCCAGCAGCATAAATTCTTCATCACCGTCTTACGAGCTCGTTCGTGACGAGATGGGGTGGAAAGGCAAGCCGGCCCCGAGACACAGCACCCCGACCGGCCAGGAGGACACCTCCCCCGGGGCGGAGGACAACAGCTTCCGGCGAGGGAGGAGCATGCGACGAAGAAGCCAGAGGAGAAGCTTCGAGGGGAGTCTGTGGGACGAcgaggactttaaacaccag TGTAGCCAGAGCCCACCACGAGGTCGAAACTACACGTACCTGCGAAAATCGCCAGCGTCTAACGCCTAA